In Kordia antarctica, the following proteins share a genomic window:
- a CDS encoding YifB family Mg chelatase-like AAA ATPase, whose protein sequence is MLKKVYGSAVFGIEATTITVEVNIAKGIGYHLVGLPDNAIKESNYRIAAALQNNEYKIPGKKLTINMAPADLRKEGSSYDLTLAIGILAASDQIKSENLEKYVIMGELSLDGSLQPIRGVLPIAIKAREEGFKGFILPKQNAKEAAVVNNLEVYGVENIKQVINFFDKGEPLEQTIIDTRAEFLNNLAFPEFDFSDVKGQESIKRCMEIAAAGGHNVILIGPPGSGKTMLAKRLPSILPPLTLQEALETTKIHSVVGNTKHKSGLISERPFRNPHHTISDVALVGGGSYPQPGEISLAHNGVLFLDELPEFKRSVLEVMRQPLEDREVTISRARFTITYPSSFMLVASMNPSPSGFFNDPNSPMGASAMEMHRYMGKISGPLLDRIDIHIEVTPVPFEKLSEERKGETSETIRKRVIKAREVQIERFKDSEILHSNAQMNTKQIRKHCKLDKEALNLLKNAMERLGLSARAYDRILKVARTIADLGNEPNILPDHIAEAIQYRSLDREGWLG, encoded by the coding sequence ATGCTCAAAAAAGTATATGGAAGTGCCGTATTTGGTATTGAAGCCACAACAATTACTGTAGAAGTAAATATTGCAAAAGGAATTGGATATCACTTAGTCGGTTTGCCCGATAATGCAATTAAAGAAAGCAACTATCGCATTGCGGCAGCGTTGCAAAACAATGAGTACAAAATTCCGGGGAAGAAACTAACCATTAACATGGCGCCAGCAGATTTGCGCAAAGAAGGAAGTTCGTACGATTTAACATTAGCAATAGGAATCTTAGCCGCTTCCGACCAAATAAAATCTGAAAACCTTGAAAAATATGTCATTATGGGCGAATTATCCTTAGACGGAAGTTTGCAACCAATTCGTGGCGTATTACCAATTGCCATCAAAGCAAGAGAAGAAGGTTTCAAAGGATTCATCTTACCAAAACAAAACGCCAAAGAAGCCGCAGTTGTCAATAACTTGGAAGTCTATGGTGTAGAAAACATCAAACAAGTCATAAATTTCTTTGACAAAGGCGAACCGTTAGAGCAAACAATAATAGACACGCGCGCAGAATTCTTAAACAATCTTGCGTTTCCAGAATTTGATTTCTCCGATGTAAAAGGGCAAGAAAGTATCAAACGTTGTATGGAAATTGCCGCGGCTGGCGGACACAACGTCATTCTCATTGGTCCTCCAGGTTCAGGAAAAACGATGTTGGCAAAACGATTGCCGTCAATTTTACCGCCATTAACACTTCAAGAAGCCTTAGAAACAACTAAAATTCATTCTGTAGTTGGGAATACAAAACACAAATCAGGACTTATTTCTGAGCGACCTTTTCGAAATCCACATCATACAATTTCAGACGTTGCTTTAGTTGGCGGCGGAAGTTATCCGCAACCTGGAGAAATCTCTTTAGCGCATAACGGTGTATTATTCTTAGATGAATTACCTGAATTCAAACGAAGTGTCTTAGAAGTTATGCGACAACCGTTGGAAGACAGAGAAGTAACGATTTCCAGGGCGCGATTTACCATCACCTATCCAAGTAGTTTCATGTTGGTGGCAAGTATGAATCCGAGTCCAAGCGGTTTTTTCAACGATCCAAACTCGCCTATGGGCGCTTCGGCAATGGAAATGCATCGCTACATGGGAAAAATTTCAGGACCTTTATTAGATCGAATTGATATTCATATTGAAGTCACACCAGTTCCTTTTGAAAAACTTTCGGAAGAACGAAAAGGTGAAACTAGTGAAACCATTCGAAAACGTGTTATCAAAGCGCGTGAAGTTCAAATTGAACGGTTTAAGGATTCTGAAATATTACATAGCAATGCGCAAATGAATACGAAGCAAATCCGTAAGCATTGCAAACTTGATAAAGAAGCGCTAAACCTTCTCAAAAATGCCATGGAGCGTTTAGGTTTATCTGCAAGAGCGTATGACCGAATTTTAAAAGTTGCACGAACCATTGCTGATTTAGGAAATGAGCCAAATATTTTACCAGATCATATTGCAGAAGCTATTCAATACAGAAGTTTGGATAGAGAAGGTTGGTTGGGATGA
- a CDS encoding response regulator produces the protein MKLLICDDHSLVSEGIELMLQNSSETFEIHIVTSGKEALQFLQAQSVDVLILDISMPEMDGLEVLDALKAKELVVHVLMLTMHNQIEYIKKAMSKGAKGYILKNTSKEMLIEAIHKVGKGESFVDSRLTTILLDDLTDVPTTEKSKNVKLTPREIDVLKLIAQNKKTKEIAALLFISVNTVQSHKKNLYSKLNIHSVSELVNYAFLNGFVEI, from the coding sequence ATGAAATTACTAATTTGCGACGATCACAGTCTTGTTTCTGAAGGTATTGAATTAATGCTTCAAAACAGTTCGGAAACATTTGAAATACACATTGTAACTTCAGGAAAAGAAGCGCTTCAATTTCTACAAGCACAATCGGTAGATGTCTTAATTCTAGACATTTCCATGCCAGAAATGGATGGATTAGAAGTGTTAGATGCGCTAAAAGCAAAAGAACTTGTCGTACACGTATTAATGCTCACGATGCACAACCAAATTGAATACATCAAAAAAGCAATGAGCAAAGGCGCAAAAGGCTACATTTTAAAAAATACAAGCAAAGAAATGCTCATTGAAGCCATTCACAAAGTTGGCAAAGGCGAATCTTTTGTAGATTCAAGATTAACCACCATTTTACTTGATGATTTAACAGACGTTCCAACAACAGAAAAATCTAAAAACGTTAAACTCACGCCACGTGAAATAGACGTTCTAAAACTCATCGCACAAAACAAAAAGACCAAAGAAATCGCAGCATTGTTGTTCATTTCTGTAAATACGGTACAATCGCACAAAAAAAATCTATACAGCAAACTCAACATTCATTCCGTTTCGGAGTTAGTGAATTATGCGTTTTTGAATGGTTTTGTGGAGATTTAG